One Oncorhynchus masou masou isolate Uvic2021 chromosome 18, UVic_Omas_1.1, whole genome shotgun sequence DNA window includes the following coding sequences:
- the LOC135504893 gene encoding histidine-rich glycoprotein-like, whose product MLLCCCSKTTTDHWTTGTSLDPGTSQTTGTSQTTTSQGHRTTDHWNTTDHRNITEPPQNITTTTEPQEHHRTTGTSQNHRNITDHRNITDHRNITGPQEHHRPQNHRTTGTSQNHRNITEPQDHHRTTEPQEPQDHRTTGTSQNHRTITEPQEHHRTTGTSQNHRNITGPQNHRNHHRITEPQEHHRTTEPSTEPQDHHRTTGTSQNHRNITEPQNHHRTSQNHHRTITEPQNHHRTTGPQNHRTITEPQEHHRTTGTSQNHRNITGTSQNHRNITEPQEHHRTTEPQEHHRPQEHHRNITEPQNITGPSQNHRNITEPQEHHRTTGTSQNHRILEVKNGRV is encoded by the coding sequence ATGCTACTCTGCTGCTGTTCAAAGACCACCACAGACCACTGGACCACAGGAACATCACTGGACCCAGGAACATCACAGACCACAGGAACATCACAGACCACAACATCACAGGGCCACAGAACCACAGACCACTGGAACACCACAGACCACAGGAACATCACAGAACCCCCACAGAACATcacaaccaccacagaaccacaGGAACATCACAGAACCACAGGAACATCACAGAACCACAGGAACATCACAGACCACAGGAACATCACAGACCACAGGAACATCACAGGACCACAGGAACATCACAGACCACAGAACCACAGAACCACAGGAACATCACAGAACCACAGGAACATCACAGAACCACAGGACCATCACAGGACCACAGAACCACAGGAACCACAGGACCACAGAACCACAGGAACATCACAGAACCACAGGACCATCACAGAACCACAGGAACATCACAGAACCACAGGAACATCACAGAACCACAGGAACATCACAGGACCACAGAACCACAGGAACCATCACAGGATCACAGAACCACAGGAACATCAcagaaccacagaaccatccACAGAACCACAGGACCATCACAGAACCACAGGAACATCACAGAACCACAGGAACATCACAGAACCACAGAACCATCACAGAACATCACAGAACCATCACAGGACCATCACAGAACCACAGAACCATCACAGAACCACAGGACCACAGAACCACAGGACCATCACAGAACCACAGGAACATCACAGAACCACAGGAACATCACAGAACCACAGGAACATCACAGGAACATCACAGAACCACAGGAACATCACAGAACCACAGGAACATCACAGGACCACAGAACCACAGGAACATCACAGACCACAGGAACATCACAGGAACATCACAGAACCACAGAACATCACAGGACCATCACAGAACCACAGGAACATCACAGAACCACAGGAACATCACAGAACCACAGGAACATCACAGAACCACAGGATACTGGAGGTTAAGAATGGAAGAGTGTGA